Within Triticum dicoccoides isolate Atlit2015 ecotype Zavitan chromosome 1B, WEW_v2.0, whole genome shotgun sequence, the genomic segment CAAAGATACTGAACATAGGTAATTTGGTTTTGAATTTTAGTGTCATTTGTTAGATAGTGGTTTGATAATCTACATATAATGATTGGTGGCATTTTTTGTGATGAATTGCATATTTGAAAATAATATTTTCTGGTAGTTGTTAGCCACATCAAAAATATACTCTCTCCGTTCATAAAGGTATAAGATATTTGGATTTTTAAACATAGACTGCATACGTACTGTAATGCATTAAAATATATCTACATACATTCAATTCAAGAAAAAGCtactagaacatcttatatttatgaatggATGGAGTATATGCTTAAGAGTTCGCCCCACCTCAAAAATAATCCGTCCTCCGCCACTGACAAGCAGTACGAGGTTGTGCTACTGGTGGGACTCGGCATCGGCGCCACGCCCATGATCTCGATCATCAAGGACATCATCAACAACACGAAGCGGCTCGGGGACATCGAGTCTGTCAACCCCGTCCCCGGCGACGCAAGCCCGTCGGCGTCGTTCAAGACTCGCCGTGCCTACTTCTACTGGACCACCAGGGAGCAAGGCTCCTTCGAGTggttccgtgggatcatggacgaggTGGCCGAGACGGACGAGGATGGCATCATCAAGCTCCACACCCACTGCACCAGCGTCCACAAGGAGGGCGACGCCCGGTCGGCGCCCCTCACCATTCTCCAGTCGCTGTACTATGCCAAGCACGGCATTGACATCATCTCCGGCAGTCGAGTCAAGACCACCTTCGGGCGAGCAAACTGGCGTGAGGCCTACGAGCGCATCGCTCAGGAGAATCAAGGAAAACGCGTCGGTCAGTACCATACGGAAACTAACTACTACTCCTGTTTTGCAATACGAAACTACTGCACGTATGATTATGGCTTTGtccgattaacatccaacggttgcAGACAAGTGGGGCCATGCTCACGAATACGACGCTGGCCTACTGATAGGCAGGTCATCCAGGGAAAATTGCACAAATACACAACATTTGAGGCTTAGTAAAGAAGTATTGCGTCCGTAAagtaatataagatcgtttagatcactaGGGAATACATATATAATCAGTCACGACAATTTCTAGCACCACACACTTTCTGTGCGTAGCACAATTAGCATGCTGGAGAAGCTGCATCTTGGAGTTCTAACCACAGTCTAGATAGAAATGGTCAATACACGCATAGTTAGTTGAGCTTTGGTATATgcacatagagaaaaatacatAAATATACAACATTTGAGGCTGAGGTAGCAAAAAACTACAACTCTGGGGTATTTTAACAAATACCACAACTCTATGACTAATGAGAAATATAACATGTGGGCCCCATGTgttaattttaaaaatattcaaagttaaaaaataaaattttcaaaaaagaaCTGAAAAAAGTAGTAATTCACTCCATCTCTGTTGATCAATTTGGGAAATTTGCAGCCTATTTTACTTGGCCACTTTAAGTTTGGACAGTTTTTGTAAGTCAACGCATTCATGTTCATACAAAAATTGTCCAAACTTTAATACATCAAAGTAAAATAGGCTGAAATTTTCCTGGATTGATCAACAAAGATGGATAGTACTACAAAtttttatttttggattttttgaatttatttatttatttaaagaACTTTAAGTATTCTAATTTTTCTAGATCAAGCCGAACTGTCCCGCTAGTCACTTAACACATGAGACCCGCACGTCATATTTTTCATTAAGTGACTAATCGAAGCAATCTGTGTTTTTTGTTACTGATTAGTCCTGGAGTTGTGTTTTTTATTAACAACCCTTAGAGTTGTAGTTTTTTGTTACCTCAGCCCCGAATATTGTGTATTTCTGAAATTTCCTCATGCACATATATAGTATTCGTGGATAATATCTCTTACCTAATTGTGACATACCAATCAAGGCATGAGCTTCTTGTCTCAGTCCACTGCATAATTAAGAGCAACATGATCAATCAACTAGCAACACTTTTGTGCATACATAGCATTGCTTTTCTGAATTGACACTAACCCTGTGTTTCTTGGATATCGCAGGAGTGTTCTACTGCGGCATGCCGACACTGACAAATGAATTGCGCTATCTTGCAAAGGATCTCTCGAGAAAAACAAGGACACAATTCGAGTTCCACAAGGAGAACTTCTAGTTTTGCCAGCCATCCAGCCACAAGAAGTTTCTCTTTTTGCAGAAACCATGTTAATTTAGTACATACCACATTCGCAAAAGAAGAAATTTACTACATACCAAGTACTAAATTATCATGATATATTATCTTCTCATATACGGAGTACAATGTACGGACACTTTTTCATTGTCATGTAACTATATATGGTGTCTATATTGACTACGCTATTTATCATGCGTTATTATATAATAATTTACTTATGGTACCATGCTATGAGTGTTGGTATTTGACCTTTCCTTAGTCCGTTAGACCTTACTCTGTTATGGGGAGAATTTCTCTTCGTTTATTTTAAATGTAAGTGGTAGGATATGGATACTTCATGCTATGAGACCCTATGCATTCAAAAACCTGTATAAGGTACTTGTGTCTTGCTGCTTTTGGTTAAGTACTTGGAAATTTTGTCGACTTTCTTGGTTTAAGAAAGGATGCTAGACAAAAAAGGTTTTATGATGTCACCTCTATTGCGCTGAGTTTGGTTTCATGGTTAACATTGACCGACTGAACCATTTGGAAAATATGATTGGTGTCGGTTGACAATATTTATGTCGTATTGGAGGAGGGAGGTTTGGTGCCTGGGCTCACATGCACCTGATATgagcagtaaattcaaaaaaaacttgTTTCCTTTGGCACTGAAGATGCTCAAGTGTGCTAGGGCATGCAAATGTTTTGGGACAAATGAAATTTGAGTAGCTCTAGACAAAAAAAGCCTCTTAGATATCAACGAAAAAAAGGCATTTTAAAGGCCTGGTATTTTTGTCTAttatttcaaatttattgttcATGCGGGAGTAGATGAATCTCAGCTCATCTATGGATTACGCTTTGTGTTGGTTGTCCCGCTTTGTGTTGGTTGTCCCTATAATACCTTTTCAACTACTTCCTTCGTCTCATAATATAAAATCGTTTTGCAAGCTATTGCAAGACGATCTAGAGGGGGTGTTTGTCATCTCTGTTTTCTTGGAAGAAAGATACTCTTCTGCTATGAATTTTCAGATTCTACTACGTGGAGAAGTTCACGTCGTCACGTGTGCCAGAGCTTCGATCAGCCATGGAATTAGCTGCTTTGCTTCATTACAGACCTACTATGTGTAGGGATTCACACAATCACGATGCTGCCAAGAGGACAACGAATGCTCCGCGTATGGAGCTTGTCATTCTTTACAAAGAAGTAGTTTGGGAGAAACATGGTAATTAGCTGCGGATGTTACATGGTTTTTCTTTTTACGTAAAGCAATCACCATACATAGTCAATGTAGAAataccaaaacatcttatatttgtgaacggagggaataTTATTTATTTATCTTCATTCTTGAAAAGAAGTCATCTGGGACAAACATGGTAGTTAGCTGCAGGCGGATGTTACATGTTGGAACGGAGAATGGACGGAGGAGATCGCTTGATGCTCGTTGTCGGCACCAAGATCCGCCTCGCGCTCCTCGGACGACGTGCTCTTGCGACCCACTCACGTATGCGTGCATGATTAAAAGCAGCGTACATGTCCGGATTCTATGACGAGAGACTGACTAGATTCTAGACGTACTCGAATGGCAATAGCCATGGAACATGAAAATCACGTAATAACTACATAAAAGTACCTTGTTTATTTATCGCCACATGGACTTTCTTCCACGATGAATGGTAATAAGATCGATCCAGACAGACACGAACTCGGAATCGTCAGCCCGGCATGCAGCTACACGAGGAGGTTGAGCAGAGGAGGGTCTGACGCGGCGGAACAATCTCCTCGGTCGTCACCGCCGCGATGATCCTCCAGCGGCGGCGGGCAGTTCAAGtccagcgcctcctcctcctgctggtGGTGCTCATCCTGCACGCGCGCCGCCTGTGCCCCGGCCTGCTTGTGCCAGCGCACGTGCCCGCctggcgcctcttcctcctccacaCGCGGCTGAGGCGCCTGCGCGTCGGCCTGCTCGTGCCAGCCCagcgccacctcctcctccacagGCGCCTGTGCGCCGGCCTCCTTGTGCCGGCGCATGTGCACTGCGCCCAGCGCCTCCTCCACGTGCGCCTGTGGCTCAACCTGCTTGTGCCGGCGCATGTGGCCGCCGAGCGCCTGGCCCATGGCGAACTCGAGCCCGCAGACGGCGCACTCGTGGTGCGGCCGAGGCTTGCGAGGGGCGGGCCGCTGCTGGCGCGCCTGCAGCCGCGTGTGGCCCGTCCGGTGCCCGCCCAGCGCCTGGAACGTCGGGAACCGCCTGCTGCACGTCCTGCACACGAACGCGcccccatcgccgtcgccgccgcctgcgGGTGGCCGCCTGCGAGAGCCGGTCGCCGCCCGATCGTCCGCGCCGGGCGTGGCGGGCGGCGTGAGCTGCTGCGCGTCGGCGTGCGCGCTCTCGGCCCCGGCGGCGGCCACGTCCCACCGCGGCAACTTCATGGTGTCCCGCGGGAAAGGTTCCCCCCGGACGATCTTTTTAACGTCGCGGCTGGCTTCTCCTCTCTGGGTGGGTACGTGCGTGCGTGCCCGGCCCGCACAAGCAAACACGCGCTGCCTTCCGATTAGCTAGGAGCGgcacgtagtagtagtagtactgtgCTAAGCTAAGTAGCGGACGAAAAGCGATCCGGGCGGGCGAAGTCGGCTGGGGAGATATGCGTCCGATCCGACCGAACGACTGGCATGTAGGGGATGGGATCTTTGGTGGCGGGCGGGGGCGATCGGCGTCGTCGGTTCGATCCTGGGGGTGGTGGAGACTGTGGCCCGGGCGAGCGATCGACAAGGCGTCGCTGTCGCGCCACAGCGCGCCTGCTCGCGTGTCGCCCGGCCCTTCGTCGCCGCAGGCCCGCGTACGTATAAGCTGGTGGTTTGGTGACGACGCCAGATATTAGCAAGCAAGCGTGTGCCGGGAGTGACTTTTCTTTCTTTCCACTGCTTTCCCATGGGTTCGTTCACTTTCGTTGAGACGGAGGAGCTAGCGTGGCATGGTTAACGAACATACTACTAAAGCGTGACTGTCGCGGTGAGTGGTGTCGGACGGTGGTCGTCGGTGGCCAAGTCGtggttgcttgcttgcttgctcgcTCGTGGAGAAGTGATGAGACCATGATGTTTGTGTGCTACTACCTCGGAAGTATGTGTGGTTATCTGTCGTGTGTCAGGTCGGCCGACGGTGCCTCCGATGTTACCATGgaatctcatgtcccttgtgtggaCGGTTGTGGCGGTTTTAAACCGGATTTGCGCAATTAACCGGGAAGTTCTCTTCCTATAATCAAAATACATTGATCGAGGCAATTGCCTCCGAGTTCAACAAACAAGCGGAGGGAAGGCAACGTAGTTACATGACTTGCATCGATCCAGGATCTTCATATGCTCCCTGGTCACAACTGTCTACCTTCATAGCTGCAAGGTGAATTTTTGGCAAACTCTGGTATTGTTGCTTTCAGCAGAACATTTACAACCCGTTTGAcagcaaagtactccctccgtaaactaatataaaagcgtttagaatactaaaatagtgacctaaacgctcttatattagtttacagagggagtactctcTAAGTGTTTTGAGAATACTATAGTGTTTTTGAGGTTACCATAGTTTTATTTACAATGAGTTGTTTTGTTGCCCCTAACAACTATGGTTTTAATATTGTAGTATTACGAAATCTATAGTTTTTCTCTACATAATAGAAAGAACCCAAGACCTCTTTTTTTAAAAACAGAGCTACTGAGTGCTTAAACGCAACAGCTAGGTAGCAAAATTTACTGTGTTGTATGGCAACAGCCAAACAGGTTCTATGTATCGTGAATACTCCAAAATACTCTATTTTGGTAAAACCATGATATCTCATACCTATAGGCAAAATTACTGCAGTTTTTGATACTTTGGTTTATATAGTACTTTGCTATCAAACACAGCCTACTTCTTTGAAGTGAGAAGGTGGCCTGttaacctctataagcattgtactGACACGACAAGTAACAGTAAAACAACAAGGAGATGAACTGAACCAAGCAAAATCGAGACGGTCACATTTCACAATCTTTGTCCACACAAATTTCGAGCACTCGTAAAACTGAACACATATAATGTCAACGAAAACGCGTAATTTTACACCCACAGATTCCGACATTTCCCCTCATTTCTCCTTTGACACTGAAATGAACACATTGGTCCAGTGCCATCTTCGTCCACAAGAACAGGACACGTCACATTAGCAGAGATTTGGCAAAGTGCTCTCTTGCTGTTGTTAGGGCCTGAACTATAGTCTGCATACAGAAAACATTTACTTAGTTCCGTTAAAGCAAACCCTTTCTACTAGGAGATAGCAACCAGTTTCATAAGTAGAAAAAGATTATGTTGTCTGCAACCTACCTGCTCGGCGATTGATGTGGTACCCTCTGCTCCATGAGCTAGTACCTTTTCAGCTATCACACTTCCTTCTGTTTCTAGGACAATCCTGGGAAGCCATTCAAGAAAATAAAGTAAAACTTAAGTAAATGAACAAGGAAATCTTGAAGACTAGTCATATATGGAAGCCTGGAAAAAACATGTGAATCAATGGTATTTAATATATAAATAACATTTCGAAATGAGAAGCTTGTTATTCCAGATCTTTCAAGTTCAAGACATCTTTTTATTTATCAAATCTTTTTATTTACATATTAACTAATGGCATGTGCCTTTTCTTTTGTGCAGGTACCAATAGAATTCCTTTTTCATGCCACCACTCCCAAAACCGGTGTTATCATGAGCAGGCAGATGAGCAAGGTCAAGTGTTATAGAGAAGATGAAGAAATACAATTGAACAATAAGAGGTAGTAAGATTAGGACTTAccctccatcaacaatttcatcAAGGCATAATAGAATTAGATCCAGATTTTCAAGAGCTGTTCTTTTGTCGACATTATTTCTGAAACCAATGAGATGGAAAACAAATCCGTATGCAATCAGATGTTAACGTAACAATATTATGTTATAAAATAAATAGGTAGAAAATCTGACTATATTGAGCACCTAAGAATAATGTCAATGGCATCAGCGAATCCCTGAAGAACTGATGCTAAAATAAGTTCATTGTCCTCGTCTCCTCCAGTAACAAAAAAATGCAGGTCTTGGATGAACTTATACACAACAATTTGACCATCAAACATTACAATCTCAGCTGTAAATGGGGAAAGCAATAAATGGAACTTAATAGCTTGAATTAGATGAGTAGTCTTCAAGTAAGAAACACATACAGATCAACAGAAAGTTTCAGACGGACACGTCTCCTGTTTAAGTAGAAAAATCAACTCAAGCAAAGTGCAATACTATCCAAAATCATCTTCCAATTGGTGAGAATGGTGGAAGTGCGAAGCGATAACTTCAGCCAAAGCTAACAAAATGTAAATTACTTTCCACAAGCCCTAATGAAGGATACTGGTTTCCATATAAGTATATAATAATATGAGAATGAACTTATGCGCTTTTTTGTTAGATAAACTTATTTTGTGGCCTTACGGAGATGTTTGCATGTTGCCTAATTTGCATCACAAACCCATGCCAAAATTTGGCGCCTATCATGTTAGCACAAAATTTTCCGCCGAAAAAGAATTGCCAGCAGAACGAATGCTTGACATGTTTGTTTACGAACTTCCAGTGTTTTGGTAAAGGAAAAACTGGCCGCAATCAAAATTCATCTAGTGTGCAAGTGAGTGCAACCATAGAGGCACAAGGTTGCTAACCCACCCACCTAGTTCGAGAATCACTGCAACATCAATTATGGTCAGATGGTTAATATGTAATAAAGTTCGATTAGATGCATACTATTTTTTTAAGAAAATATGGCTTAGCAGGATGCTGCATTAGGTGTTAATTTGAGAGAGAAAAGGATGATGGCAAAACCTTATCAAAGAGAAGCATGAGAACAGAAGAGAAAGACATATAGATAATCATATTGTTGTTCATATACAAACAAATTAACATGTTTTTCACCCAAATAGTCATAATTTATGAGATAGTGATTAGCACCAAAGGAAGAACGACGGGAGATATGGTTAATTCAATTTTGTACCAAACTGTCAGTACAGAAGAAACCATAAATTGATTATAAAGAGCGCTCCCCAACAGCAACCTGTTTTATGAGCATATGGAAAGCAGACAATTCTGTCAACAACAAATCAATGCAAGATATCAAACGCATGAATTTGCGGTTTCAGAAAGACAGCAAGCATTATGGACCAAAACATTGGAGTACTACAACTAACACCGATCATCAGACATACAAAATCACCTTCCCTGTTGTTAAAAATAGAATAAGGCAGAGTGCAAGTTACCCTCTGCCCCAGAGCTTGCTTTCTGGGTCTTGACGAAGACCGACTTCTCGAAGGCCAGCTTCGCCGACAGCACGGGCCAATCATCCGTGTAGTACTTGACGGCGACGCGCTTCCCCTCGGAGTCCAGCAACAGAATGTTCTTCACCGACGGGCAGGTCTCCTGCGCGAACATACAACCAAGGATCAAACGAACAGCAACAGCAAGCACAAACTGGCTCAGGCCACCATACAGCAGATCCCGATTTGCGCCCGCGTGGAAACACTGCCTGCCAGCCCAGACTGACAAGAAACATACGAGAGAGGATGAGCTGTGCCTCATCGGTAACTGAATCGCCGTGAAAGTTATCATATGATGCCGCCCATGCCCATGGCGGGAGCCGGCCGCGACGGATCGGGGCAAGTCGGGAAATCGACTGTACGGCGGGCGCAGAGCAAACGAAGAGCGTCGGGGGTGGTAGTGTTGCTTACCATTGGGGGAAGCCGGACGGGTTCGCTGGGAGCGCGGGGGGACGGGACGGCGGACGAGATCTCCGGCGGTTGCAGCGCAGACCGACGAACGAAACGAAGCACGAGTAGACTACACGCTCCTCGTTGGGCTTTTACGCCGAAGCGTTGGCGTGCTTAGGGCCGGGCCGTAGTCAAATTTGCGAAACATTTTGACAATGTTTtgcgcaaaaaacaaaaaaattgaagcGTTGGCGTGCTTAGGGACGGGCCATATTCAAGGTTAGGCCATAGCTTTGCGAAACATTTTGCCTGAAAACTTTAATAGTGCACGAGCACTATTAGGCGAGACTGAGCGGCCGCGCCACGCGACAGGCCACGACAACCTCACCCGCTCGGTCCACCCCTTCACtggatttttttttggaaaaacaaATCTGATCCACTCCTGAGCCCCACGACCATCCTCCTCCACTAGCCACCGCCGCAGCGCACCCCGCCTCCTCCCTCACGCCGCCTCCCGACGACGCCAACTCATCGCCGCCGAGCTCCCCGTCGCGGTTGC encodes:
- the LOC119347628 gene encoding coatomer subunit zeta-1-like: METCPSVKNILLLDSEGKRVAVKYYTDDWPVLSAKLAFEKSVFVKTQKASSGAEAEIVMFDGQIVVYKFIQDLHFFVTGGDEDNELILASVLQGFADAIDIILRNNVDKRTALENLDLILLCLDEIVDGGIVLETEGSVIAEKVLAHGAEGTTSIAEQTIVQALTTAREHFAKSLLM